GCGTGTCACGGTATTCCTGAAAGGTCTGGATATATTCATGGCCGGCCGGCAGTTGTTTTTCAAACCCTGCATCCAGCTTCAAACTCGTCGCATAATAGCCACTGACCAGCGTAAACAGGGCTAATCCGGCAAGGATTAGAATCCGGTTCCCGAAAACAATCTTCTCGAATTTCTTTATCATGGCGAATCTGTCTCCCCGTACCGCCTCATTGACCCAAAGACAACCTTATCAAATCTTTCTTATTAAATCTTTGGTAATTATATACTTTAGTGGATGGAATTTACAAATATCCGCAGTATTCCGCCGGTTTTCGCCTGTAGAAAATTTTGAAACAATCACTTCGTTTTAATGGCGGAAAACTGCGCTAAAATGACGGTTCTTGGCTACTTAAAATGTCAGTTCTTGGCTACTAAAGAATATAATCACCAAATCTTTTTATCATGTCTTTTTATCATGGCGATCTCATGGCGAGTTCGCCTCCCCGTACCACCTCATTGATCCAAAGACGGCCTTATCAAATCTTTCTTATTAAATCTTTTTATCATGGCGAGTTCGCCTCCCCGTACCGCCTCATGGAACCCGTATTTTTCTCGTTATTTACGCACTACCGACCACACACTCAACCCCTTTTCATAGCATCTTTTTGCTATCTTGTAACCCACCTTATAGCTGTCTTAGGCATATAGCGGATTTGCGGGGCTAATCAACCTCCGATTATCCTGATCTTTCCCTCTCTACAGCCTGCCGCCAAGGCCTTAACAAGACATCAGGTGCCCCTTATAACATCACTTTTGCGTGCTATATTTACTTTTTGGTGAAAACTCGCCCTATAGGTATTATTATGCAAGCATCCTACACGAGATGAGGTAAACCCATGACCGATGTTCGACAGATAACCAAAGATGATGCCTATGACGCCGTGGCGCCGGATGATTTCGCCGCAATGATTGAAGTAGACCGCTATGCGGCGCGATCTACGGCTTTTGACAAAATTATATCGGCTACCCATGACCATTTTTGGGATCCTCTGGATGCTAAGTATATTGACTACACCACACCCTTTGACATGGACAATGAAACCATCATCCCTGAGGACATGATCATGGAAATGCGGCTAGGCTGTGTGAAACAACTCAGTGAAAAAAATCGCATTCGGTTAGGTAATGAAGTGGCCCGTTGGACTCTGTCTTCCATTTTGCATGGCGAGCAAGGGGCCCTGTCGCTGTCTGCCAGCCTGTGTCATGTTTTGCGTGACCCGGGCGCTCAAGAATATGCCGCCAATCAAGCCCGTGAGGAAGCCCGCCATGTGACTGGTTTTGCACGTTACATTGAGGCCCGGTGGGGCAAACCTTTGCCTATTGGCACCACCTTAGGGGGTTTACTTACGGACATTGTCAATAGTCCGGAGGTGTATAAAAAAATTGTCGGCATGCAAATGCTGGTTGAAGGGCTGGCTATGGGAGCCTTTGCTAGTTTGTACACCATCTCCAAAGACCCATTACTGGTGAAACTAACCCAATTGGTGATGACCGATGAGGCTTTTCATCACAAATTTGGCAAAATCTGGGCTGACCGCACCATCCCCAAACTCAATGAAGAAGAGCGCAACATTATTGAAGACTGGGCGGCGAAATGTTTCCAGACCCTTATGTTTAATCTGGTTAATCCGGAACAAAAGAAAATTATTTACGGTCAATTTGGTCTGGACTGGCAAGACGTCATGAGCGAAATGTTGGAAGCGGTCACCATGGACGAAAGACGCGAGCAGATGCAGAGGGAAACAAATATCTTCCGTGTTCTTGTGAAGACTCTTTTGAAGGCCGGCATCATCACAGAGCGCACCCGCTCATTTTATGCCACTTATGTGGATATGGACGAACTCAAGAGTGAGGGTGACCACATGATCGGTGATGATATTGCCGAAGAAGGCATCGCCTATCTCAAAACCATCAATTTTGGTGTTGAGGAAAGCACTTTTAAAAACCTCACCGCCGCCGAATAATAGTGGTTAGTTAAGAGATATTGACCCGCTTTAATTGCCGGATTTGACATCCGGCAAGGGGCGAGTCTCGCCGATACTCATAAGCCACACATCTTCAGGTTCATAGCCTCTATCGAGACCGGCTTTGCGAAATCGAACAGGAGGCTCAAAAGGCGGCTCAAGAGTGAGTGTCACCGTGCCCCAATGCATACCCACTAATGTACGTGCGCCTATATCCAGACCAATCTGGACCGCCTCCTCCGGCGTTGCATGAGAAGAACGCATAATTGTGCGGGGTTCATATGCACCTATACCCAAAAGAGCCATATCAAATGGCCCCAACCGCTCACCAATCTCGCTGAACACTGGGCCATAGCCGGAATCTCCCCCAAAGAAAAGTCGCCGCCCACCAGCCTCAAACACAAATCCCGCCCACAGCGTCGTATTGCGCTTGTACCCAATACGCCTAGACCAATGAACAACCGGGGTTGCGGTAACCGACAGACCGTAAAATGCCCCTGTGTGATACCAATCCATTTCTGTAATTTTAGAAAATCCACGTTGAGCAAAAAAATTCCCAAGGCCCAGAGGGGTTAGCACTTGTGTGTGCGCTTTGTTTGGCAAGCGCCCTAAAGTGCGATCGTCCAAATGGTCATAATGATTATGAGAGATAACGAGTATATCAATCTGGGGCAGAGCGCGAATGGCAATGCCGCTTGGCGCAAAACGGCGCGGCCCCATGACCGATGGCCCCGCCCGGGAGGTTAGATAAGGATCCGTTAAAATAGTCTGCCCCCCAAGTCTCAGCAAAAAACTAGCATGCCCCAGCCACGTAATAAAATCTCCCTCCCCCGCCATGGCTTTCTCTAAAACAGTATGAGCGTGGGTGCGGGGCACAATATGATGAGCCGGAATATCATCGGCGCGAACTTTGACGCGCATCGCCCGACGCATAAACGACAACATCCGGCCCATCCCTACCCGTGGACGAACAGGACTACCTAACGGATTACGAAATGTGCCATCAGGTAAATGATGCCAGGGCAGGTTGTGGGAAGGAGAGGCAGAAGAAGAGGAAAGGGAACCCAGATCGTCCATCTTAGTTCTCAGTGCTTTGGCGTTTAGCGCTTTGCAGAATCTTCGCCACATCCATATGACGCGCTTGTTCAGCAAGCCTCAACGCCGTACGACCAGTAACATCGGTAACATTAGGGTTTGCTCCCCCCACCAATAAGGCCTCCACAGCCGCCCCATGGCCATTACGCACCGCTAACAGAAGAGCATGCTCACTTTGATACCCCCGCTTGTCAGGGTCAGCCCCCGCCTCCAACAATAGCGTGATAATATCATCATGGCCCCCAAGAGCCGCCATGGTCAGCGCCGTACGCTTATCACGGGAAGAACTGTCTACACGCCCCTCCTTATCAAGTATAAACTTAACAATATCCGTATGGCCGAGTTCCGCCGCTACAATCAAAGCCGTAATCCGGTCGTGCCCTCTGGCATTCACGGAAACCCCCCGCACCACTTGTTCCTCATAGGCTTCAAGATCTCCCGACCGCACCGCTTCAATATAAGGCCGGTCAGAAAGGATAGGCTTACTTTGCCCATAGGCCGGAAGGGGGGACCAAGTTACCGCCCACGTCAACGGTAAAGACAAAAGACCCACGACCCAAAGACCCATTCCGGGACCTCTGATGGGCCTCATTATGTTGAGAGATACCATTTTGGCCTCACGTGGTACTCGCCCCGTTGAGTATTTCTTACAAACCACCATAATGCTGATAAAAATGCAAACATCCTCATCCATACGATTGCAATTCTAGCCCTTGCCGCCCTTGCAACATTTACTATTACGTGCCGCCTTACGCTTCTTCCTTCATCCTCAACCGCTAATTATGTCTTGAATTTAGACATCCAGATTTTGGACAGACAGCGCATTCTCGCTAATGAAATCCCGGCGCGGCTCTACAGCATCGCCCATAAGTTTACTAAATAGATTGCTCGCCTCATCGGATTGCTTAACCTGAACCTTCAACAAGGTGCGTCCTTGCGGGTCCATAGTTGTTTCCCACAATTGCTCAGCGTTCATCTCCCCCAGCCCTTTATATCGCTGTATGCTTAAACCGTGCCGCCCAGCCCCCAACACAGACCTCAGTAAATCACCTGGTGCTCGTACCATGTCTGTTTTCTCACCGCGATGCAAAGAAAGAGAATTCATATACATCTTTTGCAAATCAGCGGCAAAACTATCCATACGCCTAGCATCAGAAGAAGAAATAAGCGGGCCATCCAGAACCACCTCTTCTTCAACACCCCGCACCGTACGCGTAAAACGAATGCCCCCATCCTCAAGGGGTGCGCCCTGCCAACCGCGTTCCATTTCGTCAGCCAGCAAATCAAGACGAGCCGCAACATACTTTGCAGCCTCGGTCGCCTGTGACACATCCGACAACACGCCAGGATTAAGAATACCCGCTATAGCGGCCTGTTCAATGACAAACCGTGGATAGCGGTCAGGTAGTGCATTAAAACTCCGCTCCACCACACGGGCTTGTTGTACCAGTGCTCGCAAATCTCCACCCGAAATCTGTTCGCCATCACTTGTGGCTAACACCATGCCCTCAAGACCGCTATCAATCAGATAATCCTCAAAATCTGTTTCGTCCTTGATATATTGTTCAGAAGAACCACGCTTCACCTTGTAAAGTGGTGGTTGGGCAATGTACAGATAACCGCGATCAATAATCTCATTCATCTGCCGATAGAAAAACGTAAGCAACAACGTGCGTATATGAGCTCCATCCACATCGGCATCCGTCATGATGATGATTTTATGATAGCGAAGTTTTTCAATATCAAACTCTTCAGAGCCGATACCGGCCCCTAAGGCTGTAATGAGAGTGCCCACCTGGTCTGAAGAAATCATCTTGTCAAAACGGGCACGCTCTACGTTGAGGATTTTACCTCTTAGTGGTAAGACAGCCTGATTGTAGCGATTACGCCCTTGTTTGGCAGAACCACCAGCAGAATCGCCCTCTACTATAAATAATTCCGCCAGCGACGGATCCCGTTCCTGACAATCGGCTAACTTACCCGGTAATCCAGATATCTCCAGAGCGCCCTTGCGTCGTGTCAACTCACGCGCCTTGCGAGCAGCTTCACGGGCGGTGGCTGCTTCGACCACCTTACCCACAATTTTTTTGCTCTCTCCCGGATGTTGCTCAAACCATGCGCCCAAGTGATCATTAACGACACCCTCAACTACAGGACGCACCTCGGAAGATACCAACTTGTCTTTTGTCTGACTTGAAAAGCGCGGATCAGGCACTTTAACCGACAAGACACATGTCAACCCTTCCCGTGTATCATCACCGGTGAGTGTTACTTTTTCACGGCGCGTTAAGCCCGATGAAGTAGCATAGCCGTTGACTGTACGGGTTAACGCACCCCGCAACCCCGCCATGTGAGTGCCACCGTCCCTTTGAGGAATGTTGTTGGTAAAACACAAAACATTTTCATGATAGCTATCGTTCCACCACAATGCCACTTCCACAACAGCACCATCCCGTTCATCTCTGATAAGAATGGGGTCTTTTATCAGAGCATTACGGGCATTATCTAAAAATCGCACATATGCTTCCAAACCGCCTTCGTAGTGCATATCTTCCCAATTGGGTTTAGCGCCCCGCGCGTCGGTCAAAATAATATGGATACCAGAGTTCAAGAAGGCTAACTCACGCAACCGGTGTGCCAATGTCTGATACTCAAAATCCGTAACGGTAAAAATCTCTTCTGAGGGATGAAACACGACCTGTGTGCCTGTAATGGGCTTGCCGGTCTTTTCATCTATGGGCGCTTTGCCCACCACCCGTAACGGCTCTTCCACATCACCACTGATGAACGCCACCTCATGTTCATCTCCATTGCGCCAGATGATTAGCCTCAACCAATCAGACAACGCGTTCACCACAGAAACGCCAACCCCGTGAAGGCCGCCCGAAACCTTATAAGAATTCTGGTCAAACTTACCACCGGCATGGAGTTGGGTCATGATGACCTCAGCTGCAGACCTACCCTCTTCGGCATGAATATCTGTCGGAATACCCCGACCATTATCCATAACCATAACAGAGCCATCGGGGTTTAAGGTTACGTCTATGCGATCGCAATGTCCGGCGAGAGCTTCGTCAATGGCATTGTCTACCACCTCATAGACCATGTGATGCAAACCGGATCCATCATCTGTATCACCAATATACATGCCAGGCCGTTTGCGTACGGCATCCAGCCCCTTGAGCACCTTAATAGACTCCGCTCCATAGTGATCATTGACAGGAGAAATATGTGGTTCGTGACCTACATCCGACATAATGTTATCGTACACCATCCGGCTGAAAAATACGCCCTTCAT
Above is a window of Parvularculales bacterium DNA encoding:
- a CDS encoding ferritin-like domain-containing protein encodes the protein MTDVRQITKDDAYDAVAPDDFAAMIEVDRYAARSTAFDKIISATHDHFWDPLDAKYIDYTTPFDMDNETIIPEDMIMEMRLGCVKQLSEKNRIRLGNEVARWTLSSILHGEQGALSLSASLCHVLRDPGAQEYAANQAREEARHVTGFARYIEARWGKPLPIGTTLGGLLTDIVNSPEVYKKIVGMQMLVEGLAMGAFASLYTISKDPLLVKLTQLVMTDEAFHHKFGKIWADRTIPKLNEEERNIIEDWAAKCFQTLMFNLVNPEQKKIIYGQFGLDWQDVMSEMLEAVTMDERREQMQRETNIFRVLVKTLLKAGIITERTRSFYATYVDMDELKSEGDHMIGDDIAEEGIAYLKTINFGVEESTFKNLTAAE
- a CDS encoding MBL fold metallo-hydrolase, whose translation is MDDLGSLSSSSASPSHNLPWHHLPDGTFRNPLGSPVRPRVGMGRMLSFMRRAMRVKVRADDIPAHHIVPRTHAHTVLEKAMAGEGDFITWLGHASFLLRLGGQTILTDPYLTSRAGPSVMGPRRFAPSGIAIRALPQIDILVISHNHYDHLDDRTLGRLPNKAHTQVLTPLGLGNFFAQRGFSKITEMDWYHTGAFYGLSVTATPVVHWSRRIGYKRNTTLWAGFVFEAGGRRLFFGGDSGYGPVFSEIGERLGPFDMALLGIGAYEPRTIMRSSHATPEEAVQIGLDIGARTLVGMHWGTVTLTLEPPFEPPVRFRKAGLDRGYEPEDVWLMSIGETRPLPDVKSGN
- a CDS encoding ankyrin repeat domain-containing protein; the encoded protein is MGLWVVGLLSLPLTWAVTWSPLPAYGQSKPILSDRPYIEAVRSGDLEAYEEQVVRGVSVNARGHDRITALIVAAELGHTDIVKFILDKEGRVDSSSRDKRTALTMAALGGHDDIITLLLEAGADPDKRGYQSEHALLLAVRNGHGAAVEALLVGGANPNVTDVTGRTALRLAEQARHMDVAKILQSAKRQSTEN
- the gyrB gene encoding DNA topoisomerase (ATP-hydrolyzing) subunit B, which translates into the protein MELVLLGKKRTFLLLMKGVFFSRMVYDNIMSDVGHEPHISPVNDHYGAESIKVLKGLDAVRKRPGMYIGDTDDGSGLHHMVYEVVDNAIDEALAGHCDRIDVTLNPDGSVMVMDNGRGIPTDIHAEEGRSAAEVIMTQLHAGGKFDQNSYKVSGGLHGVGVSVVNALSDWLRLIIWRNGDEHEVAFISGDVEEPLRVVGKAPIDEKTGKPITGTQVVFHPSEEIFTVTDFEYQTLAHRLRELAFLNSGIHIILTDARGAKPNWEDMHYEGGLEAYVRFLDNARNALIKDPILIRDERDGAVVEVALWWNDSYHENVLCFTNNIPQRDGGTHMAGLRGALTRTVNGYATSSGLTRREKVTLTGDDTREGLTCVLSVKVPDPRFSSQTKDKLVSSEVRPVVEGVVNDHLGAWFEQHPGESKKIVGKVVEAATAREAARKARELTRRKGALEISGLPGKLADCQERDPSLAELFIVEGDSAGGSAKQGRNRYNQAVLPLRGKILNVERARFDKMISSDQVGTLITALGAGIGSEEFDIEKLRYHKIIIMTDADVDGAHIRTLLLTFFYRQMNEIIDRGYLYIAQPPLYKVKRGSSEQYIKDETDFEDYLIDSGLEGMVLATSDGEQISGGDLRALVQQARVVERSFNALPDRYPRFVIEQAAIAGILNPGVLSDVSQATEAAKYVAARLDLLADEMERGWQGAPLEDGGIRFTRTVRGVEEEVVLDGPLISSSDARRMDSFAADLQKMYMNSLSLHRGEKTDMVRAPGDLLRSVLGAGRHGLSIQRYKGLGEMNAEQLWETTMDPQGRTLLKVQVKQSDEASNLFSKLMGDAVEPRRDFISENALSVQNLDV